The nucleotide sequence AGACCGCCGAGATCGCGGTCAAGGCTGCGCTCACGGGCCACATGGTCCTCTCCACGCTGCACACGAACGACGCGCCCTCGACGATCTCGCGCCTGCTCAACATGGGCATCGAGACCTTCCTGATCACCGCCAGCGTGAACCTCGTGCTCGCGCAGCGCCTCGCGCGGAAGAACTGCGCCGACTGCAGACAGCCCTACAAGGCCGACCCGCGCTTCCTCGCCGACTTCGGCTTCACGCCCGAGCAGATCAAGAGCGCGAAGCTCATGAAGGGCGCGGGCTGCAAGACGTGTAACGGCTCGGGCTACAAGGGCCGCGTCGCGCTCTACGAGGTCATGCGCTTCTCGGACAACCTGAAGGAGCTCGTCCTGCAGGGCGCCTCGACCGCCGAGCTCAAGACGGCCGCGATCAAGAACGGGATGATGACCCTGCGCATGGCGGGCATCGAGAAGGTGATGCAGGGCATGACGACGACCGAGGAGGTCGGACGCGTCACGATGGGAGACTAGCCATGACCGCGGAGACGCCGGGGCGCGAGCCGCTCCGTTACACGATCCAGCAGCTCCTCAAGGTCATGGTCGACAAGGGGGCGAGCGACATGCACATCACGCGGAACTCGCCTCCGCTCTTGCGCATCGACGGCTCGGTCGTCCCGCTCAAGCTCCCGCCGCTCAACGACGAGGACACGAAGGAGCTCTGCTACTCGGTCCTCAGCGAGGATCAGAGGATCACCTTCGAGAAGAAGAACGAGCTCGACCTCTCCTTCGGCCTTTCGAATGTCTCCCGCTTCCGCGCCAACATCTTCATGCAGCGCGGCGCCGTCGCGGGCGCGTTCCGCCAGATCCCCTTCAAGATCCTGACCTTCGAAGACCTCGGCTTGCCGCCCGTCGCCGCCGAGATCGCCAACAAGCCCCGCGGCCTCGTGCTCGTCACCGGCCCGACCGGCTCCGGCAAGAGCACCACGCTCGCGAGCATCATCGACAAGATCAACTCCGAGCAGCGCCTGCACATCATCACGGTCGAGGACCCGATCGAGTACATCCACAACCACAAGCTCTCGGTCGTGAACCAGCGCGAGGTCGGCGCCGACACGGCCTCGTTCAAGGACGCGCTCAAGTACATCCTCCGCCAGGATCCGGACGCCGTGCTCGTCGGCGAGATGCGCGACCTCGAGACCATCGAGGCGGCGCTCACGATCGCCGAGACGGGCCACCTCGTCTTCGCCACGCTGCACACGAACAGCGCGGTCTCCTCGATCAACCGCATCATCGACGTCTTCCCCGCGCATCAGCAGTCGCAGGTCCGCGCGCAGCTCAGCTTCACGCTCGCGGCGGTCATGACGCAGCAGCTCGTCCCGAAGGTCGGCGGAGGCCGCGCGCTCGCGGTGGAGATCATGGTGCCGAACGCGGCCATCCGGAACCTCATCCGCGAGGACAAACTCCACCAGATCTACTCGCAGATGCAGGTCGGCCAGGCGGGCAGCGGCATGCAGACGATGAACCAGTGCCTCTACGGCCTCTACCAGCGCCGCTTGATCTCGCTCGAAGACGCGCTCGCGCACGCGGGTGACATCGAGGAGCTGCGCGCCATGATCGAAGGGCGCGCCGTCCGCCGAGGCCCCGCTACCTAGCGAGCCCGCGGATCCAGCCTCGCGCGTCCCCTCCCCGGATCCTCCCGTAAGAAACAAAGCAGGAGTTTTGACACCCCCCCGCCCGTTCAGTAGGGTAGGCGCTGCGATGCAAGGCCTCACCGAGCGCCAACAGCAGGTTCTGCACTACATCCGCCAGTCCATCAACGAGCGGGGATATCCGCCCACGTTGCGGGAGATCGGCGCACACATGGGCATTCGCTCCACGAACGGGGTGAACGATCACCTGCGTGCGCTCGAGCGGAAGGGGTACTTGACGCGGGAGGACATGAAGAGCCGGGCCTTGCGTCCGAAGGACATGTCCGCCGCGAACACACGAGCGGACGAGCCGATCTCGCTGCCCGCCGAGGCGCCCGAGGACGACTTGCTCGAGGTCCCGGTCGTCGGCCGGATCGCCGCGGGTTTGCCGCTGCTCGCCGAGGAGCACCTGATCGACACGGTCCGCATCGATCGGATGATGGTCCGTGGCAACCGCGAGGTCTTCGGCTTGAAGGTGACCGGCGACTCGATGATCGAGGCTGGCATCTTGAACGGCGACTACATCTTCGTCCGGCGCCAGCCCACGGCGCAGCGCGGCGAGATCGTGGTGGCGCTCATCGGGGACGAAGCGACGGTCAAGTATTACTTCCCCGAGAAGGACTACGTCCGGTTCCAGCCGGCGAACTCGAAGATGGCCCCGATCCTCGTGCGGGCCACGGACTTCAAGCCGACGATGCTGCTCGGCGTCGTGGTCGGCGTCTTCCGCAGACTTTGAGAGCGGCCTCTGCCGCACACCGTTGACGCGCGGCGCGTACGCTTGGTAGCGTCCGGGGCACGGATGGGAGCGACGGATCGGTTCCGTCGTCGCTCCAGAAAGAACGCGAATCGTGAAGGCGCACGTGCGTGGAGCTTGGGTGCTTGCGGCGATGGGAGGTCTCCTCCTCACCGGCGCGACCGGCTGTGGTGGCTCGATCTACGCGATCACCTCGAGCAGCGCTTCCTCGAAGCTCGAGACGGCGGAGGCGCTCGGCGCCGAGCGCTACGCGCCTTACGAGTTCTGGTACGCGAAGTTGCACCTTCACAAGGCCATGGAAGAGGCCTCGACGGCCGACTACGGCGACGCGATCAAGTTCGCGGGCACGGCTGAAGAGTACGCCGAGAAAGCCATCGTCCTCGCGAAACAAGCGCACGAGGGATCGGGCCGATGAAGAGCAAGATGCAGAAGGCGGCGCGTCCTCGCGGGCGTTTTGTGCTGCCCGCGCTCGTGATCGTGGCGCTCGGTCAGGCCTCGTGCTCGCAGGTGTCGGGCATGCGCGGCGACATCGAGGGCCTGACGAAGATCGCGGGCCAGGCCGAGCGCAACGGCGCGATCCGCTGCGCGCCGCGTGAGCTCGCGACGGCGAAGAGCCACCTCACGTTCGCGGAGACGGAGCTCGATCAGGGCTTCTTGTTCAAGGCGAAGGCGCACCTCGACATCGCGCGCGCGAACGCGCACGCGGCCTACGACCTCTCGCCGCCGCAGAAGTGCGCCGAGCGTGGCTTCATCGAGGAAGAGACGCCGCCGCCGCCGCCCCCGCCGCCGCCCCCGCCGCCTCCTGGAGATTGCGACGGCGACGGCTACCTCGATCCGCAGGACACGAAGTGCCCGTGCGAGGCCGAGACGTGGAACGGCGTCCAGGACGAGGACGGCTGCCCCGACGATCCGGACACGGACGGCGACGGCTTGCCGGACTCGAAGGATAGCTGCGTCCTCTTGCCCGAGGACAAGGACGGCTACCTCGACGACGACGGCTGCCCGGAGCTCGACAACGACCTCGACACGATCCTCGACGACGCGGACAAGGATCCTTCGACGGGCAAGAGCTGCGCGAACGATCCCGAGGATCCGGACGGCTACGAGGACGCCGACGGCTGCCCCGAGCCGGACAACGACAAGGACACGGTCGTCGACCTCGAGGACCAGTGCCCGAACGAGCCGGGCGTGGCCGGCGGCGACAAACCTGGGTGCCCGAAGAAGCCCTCTCTCGTCGTCGTGACGGAGAAGGAGATCAAGATCACCCAGCAGATCCACTTCGAGTTCGACAAGGACAAGATCCGCCCGGAGAGCTTCCCGATCCTCGACGCGGTCGCGCAAGTTCTTCAGGACAACCCGAAGATCAAGATCGAGATCCAGGGCCACACGGACAACAAGGGTTCGGCCGTGTACAACAAGAAGCTCTCGGATCGCCGCGCTGCGGCCGTCTTGAAGTACCTCGTGGCGAAGGGCATCGAGCCGGGCCGGCTCACGTCGCACGGCTACGGTATGGAAGTCCCCCTCGTCCCGAACACGACCGATCAGAATCGCGCGCTCAATCGACGCGTGCAATTTGTCCGGACCGAAGGTCAGAAGTAAAACCTCGGTACCGACCAGCCTCCCCTCATCGCTCCTCCCGGAGGACAGACCGCCGTGTATCTTCGTCCGTTTGGGTCGCTCGCTGCCTTTGCGCTCTCTGCTTTCGTCGTGGGTGGCCTTTGTGGTTACCCGGGCGCGGCCTACGCCGCCGGAGAGAAGGACAAAGAGGCCCTCAAGCTCCACGACCAGGCGATGGACGAGGACTACCTCGCCGTCGAGTTCGACAAGGCCGAGAAGAAGCTCAAGGACGCGCTCAAGAAGTGCGGCGACGATGGTTGTAGTCCCAAGGTCGTGGCCAAGCTGCACATCGCGCTCGGCACGGTCCACGGCGGCTCGAACAAGCTCGACAAGTCGAAGGAAGAGTTCATCGAGGCCCTCAAGGCCGATCCGAACGCCGCGCTGCTCGAGGCGTTCACCACGCCCGAGCTGAGCAAGGCCTTCGAAGAGGCCAAGAAGCAAGCGAAGCCCAGCAAGGCTCCGCCGAAGCCGAGCGGCGGCGGGGACGACGGCGGCGACGGCGGCGACGATGGGCCCGGCGGCGACCTCGAGCACTCGCCGATCGCGGAGCAGGCGGTCAACACGCCCGTGCCCGTCTACATCGAGATCGGCGACGACATCACCGTCGAGAAGGCGATGCTCCGGTACAAGCCCTTCGGCGCATCGAAGTGGACGTCGCTCGAGATGCAGCGCGTCGGCAAGGGCTGGGGCGCGGAGATCCCGTGCGCGGACGTCACCACGACCGGCGACGTCAAGTACTACATCGTCGCCACGGACGACCAGGGCGAGCAGCTCAAGGCGGGCTCGCAGAAGGATCCGTACCGCGTCCCGATCAAGCGCGAGCTCGAGGGCGACGAGCCCTCGCTCCCCGGCAAGAAGCCGCCGAAGCAGTGCGCGGCGAAGGAAGACTGCCCGCCCGGCCTGCCGGGCTGCGCGAGCGGCAAGGGCGAGAAGCGCGGCGAGAAGGGCTGGGGCGCGACCTGCGAGGCCGATCAGGAGTGCCAGGCCGGTCTCATCTGCCAGAACGGCGCGTGCGAAGAGGGCAAGCGCGAGGGCGGCGACGACGGCCCGCAGCCTGCCGGCAAGGGCAAGAAGAACATCGTCGGCCTCGGCGGTCAGCTCGACCTGATGTACGTCAGCAGCGCCGAGAACGTCTGCTCCGGCGACAGCGACACGTACTACTGCTTCTACCCCGGCGGCACCGATCGCTTCTTCGGTGATCCCATCGCGGCGCAGGGCACGAACGGCATCCAGGGCGGCTTCGCGCCGGCCGGCGGGCGCGTCTTCGCGTCGTACGATCGCGAGATCGCCAAGATCGGCCCGGGCACGATCGGCGCGGGCGTTCGCTTCGGCATCGCGTTCGGCGGGCACCCCACGAGCGAGGAGCAGCCGCCGAACGGGATCCACCCGCAGATGGTCAACTTCCCGCCGATCCACGGCGAGCTGCGCGGCTGGTACTCGTTCATGGGCAGCCAGTTCGAGCAGGGCAAGGTCCGGCCGTACGGCTTCCTCGGCGTGGGCCTCGGGAAGGTCTCGGCGTCCGTGCCCGTCACGGTCTGCGACAAGCTCCAGAGGAACGGCACGGAAGAGATCGATCCCGCCGACGACAGCTGCCCCGGCAGCCCGGCGGCGGTCAGCCGCGACCTCGACGCCTACCAGATCTCGGGCCTCAACTTCATCTCGTTCGGCGCCGGCGCCACCTACGCCTTCACGCCGAACTTCGGCGTCACTGGCGAGCTGAAGTTCATGTACATGATCACCACGACCGCCCTGGTCATCGCGCCGGCCGTCGGCCCCGTCTTCGCGTTTTAGGCGCGCGCCCCGGTCGCGCTGCGTGCGGCCCGTCCCATCCACGAAAATCGTCCGTACACCAACGATCTCGACGCGCTGCGCCTCCGTCTCGCGAGCGCTAGAGATCGCGGGTGAGCTACGAGCGTTTCCAGGTCGAGGTGATCGAGCTCGGCAGCCGCGGTGTGCCGCTCACCGTGGCCAACGTGGTCGCGCACTTGCGGACGCCGCCCGATCGCGTGCAGCGGGGGCTCGACAGGATGGCCCGCGAGGGCCTGCTCGAGCTCGAGGTCGACGAGGCCGAGGGGGTCGTGGTCTACCGCGTCCGCGGCCTGTCCACGGTGAAGCCCGCGCCGCTCGTGCGCCTGCGCGAGGTACGTCCGCTGCGAGCTCTCCGCTCCACGCCCGTGACGTTTACGCGACGAAGCGCGACGCCGGCCGCGCAGAAGAGCGTGACGCTCGGCGTCTTGCTCGGCGCGCTCGTCCCCGGGATCGGTCTCGCGTACGCCGCGCCGATGCGCGTGGTGCTCGCGGCGTCGCTGATCGTGCTGGTGTTCGGCAAGCTCTTCGGCGCGAGCATGATCTTCGGCCCCTTGTTCTGGGTCTTCGCGATCGGCGCCTCCGCGCTCTTCGGCGGCCTCTACGCCGTCCGTTACAACCAGGAAGGGCACCGCGCGCGGCTGCTCGCCTGAAGCGCGCGCTTCTACGAGAGGATCTGGAAGAGCGACAGCAGCGTGCCTGCGTCGTGGTGTTCGAAGCGGATGCCGGCGCGGGTGCGGCGTCCGCCGGGCGTGCCGCGGCGGATCCAGGCGACGGTCCCGTTCAAGCGGAGCGGATCCCAGAGCGACGGCGTCGTCACCTCCAGGGTGACGGACGTATCGGGGGTGAGCTCGTCCCCAGCACTGCCGGAAATGTCACGGTCGAGGATCTCCAGTCCGGCGCCGCCGAGCCCGAGATCGCGGATGGTCACGCCGCGGGCGCGGCCCTCCTGGTCGAGGAGGGTGGCCTCGAGCTCCATGCGCTTTCGTCCGTGCGCGCGGAAGTGGTCCCGTGCGGACATGCGGAAATGATATCTCTATCCTGGAGGCGACGCGCGCGCGGCGCGCTCGATCGGCGGGATCGACGAGCGGGCTCGGGCGTACGACGTCTCCGGGCGAACGAGGACGCGAAAAGAATCCCGCCGCAGGCGGTTACAACGTAGTTGGGTTTGTGCGCGACCTCAAGGTAACATCCGCGCCGCTGCTCGCGCCGGGGCAACCCGGAGCGACCCTTCGTTGATCGAGATGGGAGCTCTACCCTGATGGCTGAGGACACTCGTAAGGACCCGCGGGCGAAGGTGCTCTCGATGACCGTGCGCTACAAGAGCGCCACCGTCGACGAGTTCATCGAGAACCATTCACATGACGTGAGCAAGGGCGGCATCTTCATCAAGACGTCGTCGCCCTTCCCCCCCGGGACGCTGCTCAAGTTCGAGATCCGCATCCAGGAGGAGAAGTCCGTGCTCAGCGGCGTGGGCCGCGTCGTCTGGAAGCGCGATACGGATCAGGCGAGCGACGAGTCGCCTGCCGGCATGGGCGTGAAGTTCATCAAGATCGACGACGACTCGAAGGCGATGATCCAGCGCCTCGTCGACAACCAGAAGGGCGGCCCGAACGCATACGACGCGGGCAACCCCAGCGGCGCGAGCGACGAAGGTGATGGAGCGGCCACGCCCGCGCCCGCCGCGGCGAAGACCGGACCGCGCGCGTCGACGATGCTCGGCCTCGGCGCAGTCGGCGCAGCGGCCAAGGCCGCGGGCAAGCCGACGACGACGGCGCCCGCCGAGGAGAAGAAGGCCGACGCAGGTGGTGGCGGATTCTTCCCGTCCACGACGCCCGAGCAGGACATGCCGCCGCCGGAGGAGCGCACCGTGATGCGCCAGGCCGCGGAGCTCCTGAAGCAAGCCCTCGCGGGCACGGGCAGCTCGCTCGACGACGTGAACGGCGGCAAGATCGAGCTCGCGAAAGAAGAGCCCAAGGCCGAGGAGAAGAAGGCCGAGGAGAAGAAGGCCGAGCCCAAGGTCGAGGAGAAGGCCGAAGAGCCCAAGGCCGAAGCAAAGGCCGAGGAGCCCAAGGCCGAAGAGCCCAAGGCCGAGGAGGCAAAAGCCGAGGAGCCCAAGGCCGAGGAAGCAAAGGCCGAGGAGCCCAAGGCCGAAGCAAAGGCCGAGGAGAGCGAGCCCGAAGAGAAGAAGGCCGACTCCGAGAAGAAGGTCGAGTCGAAGAAGGCCGCGACCACCACGAAGAAGAGCAACGGCGAAGACCGTCGCGAGGCCAAGACCGTCGACGTCCGCGGCACGAAAGCGAAGGAAGGCGAAGGCAAGAGCACCAAGCCCAAGGCCGCCGCAGCAAAAGCCGCGCCCCCGCCCCCCGAGCCCGCCGAGGAGAGCGGCGGCGGCGGTCGCGTGCTGACGATCCTGCTCATCGCAGCGGCGATCGGCGGCGGCCTGTTCCTCGCGCTCGGCCAGGGCAAAAACGAGACGCCGCCCGCGCCCACCCCGCAGGTCGCGCCGTCGGTCAAGCCCGAGGTCAAGCCCGCCCCGACGCCCGCCCCGACCCCGGAGGTCGTGCCCGCAGCCTCGACGAGCGCAGCAGCGCCCGATCCCTCGTCCTCGGCAAGCGCAGCGCCCCCCGCGTCGGCCGCGCCGGCCGTGGAGCCCCCGAAGACCGAGGCCCCGAAGACCGAGGCCCCGAAGGTCGAGGCCCCGAAGGTCGAGGCCCCGAAGGTCGAAGCCCCGAAGGTCGAGGCCCCGAAGGTCGAAGCCCCGAAGGTCGAAGCCCCGAAGGTCGAAGCCCCGAAGGTCGAGACCCCGAAGCCGCCCCCGCCCGCGCCGAAGCCCCCCGCGGGCGGCGACGAATACGAGTGATCCATCGCGGGCGGCCGCCCTCCGGCCGCTCGCGCGTCCCTCCCCACCCCCCCTCCCGCTCCCTCATGTCCGCCCGCGCCTCGCAGCCCGGGCGGACACAGACACGCGTGTTCGTGCAGCATCACGTCGACCCGCATGGTGCGAGCCCCGCGTCACCCGTATCATGCGGGGCTGAATGAGCGGCGCCGGGTCGTCCTCGAGTTCGGGGCAAGACACAACGCGCGGCGGCCTCGCCGAAGCAGCGACGGTGTACGCGCCGGCGTTACCCGGACAAACGCCACGCGTGGTACCTCGGCCGACCACCAGCCGAGGCGCGCGCATCGTCGCCCTCGCAGGCCTCGGGCTCGTCTCCGTCGTGGGAATCGTAGCGCTCGCGATCATGTTACGCGGCACAGGTCCCATCGACGCACTCGAGCAGAATGTGTCCGTGGTGGAGCCCGCCGACGCAGGTTCGTCGGAGGACGCAGCCGCAGGGGTCGCAGCGTCAGCAGAGGTCGCGACGAAGGATCCGCCGCCAGAGCCGACACGCGCGGCGGCGGAGGAGCTCGACGAGGCACGCGCGAAGGGCCCGACGGCACTCGCGGAGCTCGCAGAGAAGTACGGCGACGATCCCGCAGTGCTCGAGGCGCTCGTCGTCGCATACACGCGCGACAAGGCGAACTACGGCAAGGCCATGACGGCCGTGCGCAAGCTCCTCACCGTCGCGCCGGAGATGGCGCGAGACCCGGACATCAAGCAGGCGCTCCTCCTCGTGGCAAACGGGCCGGTGAACGTCGCAGCGACCGCGCTCGACATCATGGCGACCGGCATGGGCCCGCGTGGCCCCGAGCTGCTCTACGAGCTCCTGAGCGCATCGGGCCTCGGCAAGTTTCCAAAGGAGCGCGCGTCGAAGCTCCTCAAGGATCCCAAGGTCGTCGAGCTCGCCGGACCCGCGCTCATCGTGGCAAACGATCTCCGCGCAGCGAGCGGCTGCAACCGCAAGAAGCTCTTCGCCCGCGCAGCAAAAGACGGCGACGAGCGCGCACTCGCACACCTGAAACCCCTGCTCGCGACGAAGGGCTGTAGCTGGCACCGTCAAGCGGACTGCTTCGTTTGCCTCGGTGACCGCAAGGATCTCCGCGCGACGATCGACGCCATCACGAAGCGCCTGGAGCAGAAGCAGGCGGACTGAGCGCAGCGCCGCAGGCAGAGAGAGGCGCCGCCCGGGGTTTCACCCCGGACCCCGACCAGGGGTTGTCCACCCCTGGACCCGGACCAGGCACGGCCTGGACCGAGGGTGGATGAACTGCGCAACGCGCAGTTCATCCAGCGGGCCGAAGGCAAGACCAGCGGCGGTGTTGCCAGTCAAGGCGGCAGGGTCGGCGATCGTGGCCTCGCGAGGGCTCCTGGTGGAGCAAGGTCAACGAGGTCGGGTGCGGGGTGGGCGCAACAGGATTTGAACCTGTGACTTCATCCGTGTGAAGGATGCACTCTACCGCTGAGTTATGCGCCCATTCGAGTTTGGCGGCTCGCGCCGCGGCTCGACGACGGCGACATGACTAGCGCAAGCCATGTCGCCAGACAAGTGTTTTGATGATGGGGACGCTCGGAAGTTTTTCAGCCAGCTCCACGGGCAGCCGTGACGACCGCACAGATGGCCTCGATCCCCCCGTCGATGTCGCCCTCGGAGCAAGCGTACGAGAACCGCACGTAACCCGGCGCGCCGAAGGGCGTGCCCGCCACGCTCGCCACGTGCGCCGACTCGAGCAACCACATCGCGACGTCGAGATCACTCTGAATCGTGCCGTTTTTGTAGGGGATGCCGTAAAGCCCCCGGACGTCGGCGAACGCGTAGAACGCGCCCTCGGGCATCCGACAGCGCACGCCCGGGATGCTGCGCAGGCCCTCGACCATGCGCGTGCGGCGCTTCGCGAACGCATCACGCATCTCACGCACGGCATCCTGCGACCCCGAGAGCGCAGCAGCAGCCGCGACCTGCGCCACCGCAGTCGCGTTCGTGGTGCTCTGGCTCTGCACGACGTCGAGCACCTTGGAGAG is from Polyangium spumosum and encodes:
- a CDS encoding OmpA family protein, translated to MKSKMQKAARPRGRFVLPALVIVALGQASCSQVSGMRGDIEGLTKIAGQAERNGAIRCAPRELATAKSHLTFAETELDQGFLFKAKAHLDIARANAHAAYDLSPPQKCAERGFIEEETPPPPPPPPPPPPPGDCDGDGYLDPQDTKCPCEAETWNGVQDEDGCPDDPDTDGDGLPDSKDSCVLLPEDKDGYLDDDGCPELDNDLDTILDDADKDPSTGKSCANDPEDPDGYEDADGCPEPDNDKDTVVDLEDQCPNEPGVAGGDKPGCPKKPSLVVVTEKEIKITQQIHFEFDKDKIRPESFPILDAVAQVLQDNPKIKIEIQGHTDNKGSAVYNKKLSDRRAAAVLKYLVAKGIEPGRLTSHGYGMEVPLVPNTTDQNRALNRRVQFVRTEGQK
- the lexA gene encoding transcriptional repressor LexA → MQGLTERQQQVLHYIRQSINERGYPPTLREIGAHMGIRSTNGVNDHLRALERKGYLTREDMKSRALRPKDMSAANTRADEPISLPAEAPEDDLLEVPVVGRIAAGLPLLAEEHLIDTVRIDRMMVRGNREVFGLKVTGDSMIEAGILNGDYIFVRRQPTAQRGEIVVALIGDEATVKYYFPEKDYVRFQPANSKMAPILVRATDFKPTMLLGVVVGVFRRL
- a CDS encoding type IV pilus twitching motility protein PilT, with translation MTAETPGREPLRYTIQQLLKVMVDKGASDMHITRNSPPLLRIDGSVVPLKLPPLNDEDTKELCYSVLSEDQRITFEKKNELDLSFGLSNVSRFRANIFMQRGAVAGAFRQIPFKILTFEDLGLPPVAAEIANKPRGLVLVTGPTGSGKSTTLASIIDKINSEQRLHIITVEDPIEYIHNHKLSVVNQREVGADTASFKDALKYILRQDPDAVLVGEMRDLETIEAALTIAETGHLVFATLHTNSAVSSINRIIDVFPAHQQSQVRAQLSFTLAAVMTQQLVPKVGGGRALAVEIMVPNAAIRNLIREDKLHQIYSQMQVGQAGSGMQTMNQCLYGLYQRRLISLEDALAHAGDIEELRAMIEGRAVRRGPAT
- a CDS encoding PilZ domain-containing protein, whose translation is MSARDHFRAHGRKRMELEATLLDQEGRARGVTIRDLGLGGAGLEILDRDISGSAGDELTPDTSVTLEVTTPSLWDPLRLNGTVAWIRRGTPGGRRTRAGIRFEHHDAGTLLSLFQILS
- a CDS encoding DUF4398 domain-containing protein, which translates into the protein MGGLLLTGATGCGGSIYAITSSSASSKLETAEALGAERYAPYEFWYAKLHLHKAMEEASTADYGDAIKFAGTAEEYAEKAIVLAKQAHEGSGR